The genomic stretch GCTTCGAGGAACCCAGCACCGCGGTCTCCAGGGAGACGCCCTTGCCGACGTTGCAGGCGACGCTCGCGCCCTTGACCACGTGCCAGGTGTTGCCGGTGACCTGGATGACCGTCGCCGGATAGGGAGTGGTGAGCGGTGGGGTGTTGGCGTTCGAGAAGTACATCCGCACCTGGAGCAACCCGTCCCACTGTGGTGGCGCCTGGCTGGTCAACGAGACGAGCGGCGCATCCCCGTAGGTCGCTTGGGCGATCGGGTGCTTGTTGTTGGTGTACGTCGACGCCGCGGTGAACTGCTTGCCGAACCACTCGCCGGGATCGACGTCCTTTCGTGGCACGAAGACCCCGAGCGTCGCCTTCCCGAACTTTCCGGTGTATCCGGCGGGCGTCGCCACGCTGGAGATGGCCGTCCACACGAAGGGCACCGCGGTCAACGACCCGGAGGTGACGGCGTGGCCCTTCGCGTCGCAGAAGGCGATGCCGCCCTGCCAGTTCGGGTCCTTGAAGGGGATGTTGTCGGCCGCCGCGGAGCCGACCGAGAGCCAGGCACTGATCAGCGAAGTGATGCCAAGGACGCCGAGCACGGCGAGCGAGCGCTTCACGGCCGGCCTCCCGGAGTGAGGACGGGCTCGCGCGACGCCGAGCCTCCCGTCGGGGGGCTGAAGTCGCCGGGGAGGTGCCTGCGCCGGCGTCTCCAGAACCAGCCGAGGCCGATCACCACGAACAGCCCGACCACCAGCACCCATGGGATGGCCCAGAAAGTCACCGCCGCGGTCACCGGCTCGAGCCCGGGATCGACGTCACCGGGTGCCGCGGCCGCGTCGACACGGACGTGCGCGGTGAGGCGGCCCTGCGGCCGTACGCCGTGCACGTACGCCACCTCCGGGTAGGAGGCCCCGGGCAGGAGCAGGGGCAGGTCCGGCAGTTTGACCAGCAGCGCTTTGCCGAACGGGCCCTTCACCCACACTTGCTGGGATCCGCCGAGCTTGACGTTTCCCCCGTTGTGGACGACGAAGTGGACGGTGACGGTGCCTCGGGTGACGGGGTTGAGCGATCCGCCGTACGTCGCGCGCAGGCCGTGGATGGACAGGTTCGGGTGCAGCGGGCCGGACACGCGGAGGAACACCCGGGAGGCGGTCCGCTGGAGCAGCGTCTCGCGCTGACCGGACTTCGAGATCGCGATCGAGGACAGCGACGCGATGATGCCTCCTGCGTAGTCACCCGGAGGTGCGCCGGCGGGGACGCGCAGGGTCAGCGGGATGATGACCGCGCTGGGCCCCTTGACGGTGCGCGCCGGCACGCGGACGGTCGACGGACCGCTGAGAGTGATCCACCTCCCGAGGTCCTTGGGTGGGTCCGTCGGGGAGGCGAGCGCGAAGCCCCCGCTGGCGTCCGCGAAGGCTTGCACCGGATAGACGCTCAGGAGCAGCGGCCGGGTCGAGGCGTTGAGCACCGCCACTTCGTCGGTGAGCCGGGCGCCAGGTGTCGCCTGGTAGGTGAACGTCGGGCGACCGTCCTGCTTGTGGTGAGAGGCCGGCGCGACGCCGAAGGTGGCGACGAACTGGCCCTTGCCGGGAGCCGGTGACCCGACCGCGCCTTGCGAGGAGGCAGGGGAGGGACTCGACGAGGGGCCCGAATCCGTGGCGACGGCATCAGCCATCGGCGAGGCCACGGCCGTGAG from Actinomycetes bacterium encodes the following:
- a CDS encoding DUF916 domain-containing protein, producing the protein MSALRARARRVLLLSLPLCLLTAVASPMADAVATDSGPSSSPSPASSQGAVGSPAPGKGQFVATFGVAPASHHKQDGRPTFTYQATPGARLTDEVAVLNASTRPLLLSVYPVQAFADASGGFALASPTDPPKDLGRWITLSGPSTVRVPARTVKGPSAVIIPLTLRVPAGAPPGDYAGGIIASLSSIAISKSGQRETLLQRTASRVFLRVSGPLHPNLSIHGLRATYGGSLNPVTRGTVTVHFVVHNGGNVKLGGSQQVWVKGPFGKALLVKLPDLPLLLPGASYPEVAYVHGVRPQGRLTAHVRVDAAAAPGDVDPGLEPVTAAVTFWAIPWVLVVGLFVVIGLGWFWRRRRRHLPGDFSPPTGGSASREPVLTPGGRP